A DNA window from Bacteroides cellulosilyticus contains the following coding sequences:
- a CDS encoding K(+)-transporting ATPase subunit C encodes MKTLLKSLKITLAFCVFFSVFYILILWIFAQVAGPNKGNAEVATLDGKVVGAANVGQMFTKDIYFWGRPSHAGDGYDATSSSGSNKGPTNEEYLSEVEARIDTFLVHHPYLQRKDVPAEMVTASASGLDPDITPASAYVQVKRVAQARGMDEAQVKTLVDNAVQKPLLGLFGTEKVNVLKLNIALEEANK; translated from the coding sequence ATGAAAACTTTATTGAAATCCCTCAAAATAACACTTGCTTTTTGCGTGTTCTTCTCTGTATTCTATATCCTTATCCTGTGGATATTTGCCCAGGTGGCAGGTCCAAATAAGGGTAATGCGGAAGTAGCGACTCTGGATGGTAAGGTGGTCGGTGCCGCTAATGTAGGACAGATGTTCACAAAAGACATCTACTTCTGGGGACGCCCTTCCCATGCCGGTGACGGTTACGATGCTACCAGTTCTTCCGGTAGCAACAAAGGCCCTACCAACGAAGAATATCTTTCGGAAGTAGAAGCCCGTATTGATACTTTCCTGGTGCACCATCCCTATCTGCAACGCAAGGACGTTCCGGCTGAAATGGTGACAGCCAGTGCTTCGGGGCTTGATCCGGATATCACTCCCGCCAGTGCTTATGTACAGGTGAAACGCGTAGCCCAGGCACGTGGCATGGATGAGGCACAAGTAAAGACTCTCGTAGACAATGCAGTACAGAAACCGCTTCTCGGCCTTTTCGGTACGGAGAAAGTGAATGTGCTGAAACTGAACATTGCACTCGAAGAGGCAAATAAGTAG
- the kdpB gene encoding potassium-transporting ATPase subunit KdpB, with product MKDKKSASLFQKEQVMESLKQSFVKLDPRVMIKNPIMFTVELVTLVMLVVCILSLGTTEYGTFGYNFLVFVVLFVTLLFANFAEAIAEARGKAQADSLRKTREETPAKILIDGKVCNISSARLKKGDYFICEAGDTIPADGEIVEGLASIDESAITGESAPVIREAGGDKSSVTGGTKVLSDKIKVLVTQQQGESFLDKMIALVEGATRKKTPNEIALTILLAGFTLVFVIVCVTLIPMADYTNIDHPGTYISIAAILSLFVCLIPTTIGGLLSAIGIAGMDRALRANVITKSGKAVETAGDIDTLLLDKTGTITIGNRKATKFYAAPGVDERDFIEACLLSSISDETPEGKSIIELGRETGRRMRDLNTTGARMIKFTAETKCSGVDLQNGTQIRKGAFDAIRRIAESAGNSFPKEVEDVIAAISSNGGTPLVVCVNRQVAGVIELQDIIKPGIQERFERLRKMGVKTVMVTGDNPLTAKYIAEKAGVDDFIAEARPEDKMEYIKKEQQSGKLVAMMGDGTNDAPALAQANVGVAMNSGTQAAKEAGNMVDLDNDPTKLIEIVEIGKQLLMTRGTLTTFSIANDVAKYFAIIPALFMVAIPQLAPLNVMGLHSPESAILSAIIFNAVIIPILIPLALKGVQYKPIGASALLRRNLLIYGLGGVIAPFIGIKLIDMVVSLFF from the coding sequence ATGAAAGATAAGAAATCAGCTTCTTTGTTTCAAAAGGAGCAAGTTATGGAAAGCTTGAAGCAATCATTCGTGAAGTTGGATCCACGGGTGATGATTAAGAATCCGATTATGTTTACGGTGGAGCTTGTGACGCTGGTGATGCTGGTAGTCTGCATCCTCTCGCTGGGGACTACGGAATATGGAACATTCGGGTACAACTTCCTGGTGTTCGTCGTTCTCTTTGTTACTCTGCTGTTCGCCAACTTCGCTGAGGCCATTGCCGAGGCTCGTGGTAAGGCTCAGGCAGACAGCCTGCGCAAGACGCGTGAGGAGACTCCCGCTAAAATCCTGATTGATGGCAAAGTCTGCAATATCAGTAGTGCACGCCTGAAGAAAGGTGATTACTTTATTTGCGAAGCCGGTGATACGATTCCGGCTGACGGTGAGATTGTAGAAGGATTGGCTTCCATTGACGAAAGTGCCATCACAGGCGAATCTGCCCCGGTAATCCGTGAGGCGGGTGGAGATAAAAGTTCTGTAACCGGTGGTACGAAGGTACTTTCTGATAAGATAAAGGTATTGGTAACCCAACAACAGGGTGAGAGCTTCCTCGACAAGATGATTGCCCTGGTGGAAGGCGCTACCCGGAAAAAAACACCGAATGAAATAGCGTTGACTATCTTGCTGGCCGGTTTCACACTGGTGTTCGTGATTGTTTGCGTCACGCTGATTCCGATGGCGGACTATACGAACATAGATCATCCGGGAACGTACATCTCGATTGCAGCTATTCTCTCCCTGTTTGTCTGTCTGATACCGACCACAATCGGTGGGCTGCTTTCCGCTATCGGCATTGCAGGTATGGACCGTGCGCTTCGTGCCAATGTGATAACGAAATCGGGTAAGGCGGTGGAAACGGCCGGTGATATTGATACGTTGCTGCTGGATAAGACGGGAACTATTACAATCGGTAACCGTAAAGCTACGAAGTTCTATGCAGCTCCCGGTGTGGACGAACGTGATTTTATAGAGGCTTGCCTGCTGTCCTCCATCTCCGATGAAACGCCGGAAGGTAAATCAATTATAGAACTGGGACGGGAAACAGGTCGCCGCATGCGTGACCTGAATACTACGGGTGCCCGGATGATTAAGTTCACTGCCGAAACGAAGTGTTCAGGCGTGGATTTGCAAAATGGTACTCAGATACGTAAAGGTGCTTTCGATGCTATCCGCCGGATTGCGGAGAGTGCCGGAAACAGTTTCCCGAAAGAGGTGGAAGATGTGATTGCTGCAATTTCAAGTAACGGCGGTACACCGTTGGTAGTGTGTGTCAACCGGCAGGTGGCTGGCGTTATTGAGTTGCAGGATATCATCAAACCGGGTATTCAGGAACGTTTCGAACGTCTGCGCAAGATGGGAGTGAAGACGGTGATGGTGACTGGAGATAATCCGCTGACGGCAAAGTACATCGCAGAAAAGGCCGGTGTGGATGATTTTATAGCTGAGGCCCGGCCGGAAGACAAGATGGAATATATCAAGAAAGAGCAACAATCCGGTAAACTGGTGGCAATGATGGGAGACGGTACAAATGATGCTCCGGCATTGGCACAGGCAAATGTGGGCGTTGCTATGAATAGCGGTACGCAGGCTGCAAAGGAAGCCGGTAATATGGTGGACTTGGACAATGATCCTACGAAGCTGATTGAAATTGTGGAAATCGGTAAACAGTTGTTGATGACGCGCGGTACATTGACCACGTTCTCTATAGCAAATGACGTGGCTAAATACTTTGCGATTATTCCCGCTTTGTTTATGGTAGCCATCCCTCAGTTAGCACCGCTGAACGTCATGGGGCTGCATAGTCCTGAGTCAGCCATCCTTTCAGCTATAATCTTTAACGCTGTCATTATTCCTATATTGATTCCGTTGGCACTGAAAGGAGTACAGTATAAACCGATTGGTGCCAGTGCATTGCTTCGCCGCAATTTGCTGATTTATGGCTTAGGCGGTGTCATTGCACCCTTTATCGGAATTAAATTAATAGATATGGTGGTCAGTTTATTCTTTTAA
- the kdpA gene encoding potassium-transporting ATPase subunit KdpA: protein MNTEILGVVLQIVLMVALAYPLGRYIAKVYKGEKTWSDFMKPIERLIFKVSGINPQEEMNWKQFLKALLILNAFWFVWGMVLLVTQHWLPLNPDGNGSQTPDQAFNTCISFMVNCNLQHYSGESGLTYFTQLFVIMLFQFITAATGMAAMAGIMKSISAKTTKTIGNFWNFLVLSSTRILLPLSLIVGFILIIEGTPMGFDGKMEMTTLEGQEQLVSQGPAAAIVPIKQLGTNGGGYFGVNSSHPLENPTYLSNMVECWSILIIPMAMVFALGFYSNRKKLAYSIFGVMLFAYLAGVGINVYQEMNGNPRIDELGIAQDGGAMEGKEVRLGAAATALWSITTTVTSNGSVNGMHDSTMPLSGLMEMLNMQINTWFGGVGVGWMNYYTFIIIAVFISGLMVGRTPEFLGKKVEAREMKIATVVALLHPFVILVGTALSTYLFAHHPDFVASEGGWLNNPGFHGLSEQLYEFTSCAANNGSGFEGLGDNTYFWNYACGWVLILSRFIPIVGQVAIAGLLAQKKFIPESAGTLKTDTVTFAVMTFAVIFIVAALSFFPVHALSTIAEHFSL from the coding sequence ATGAACACAGAAATTTTAGGTGTAGTCCTGCAAATAGTCCTGATGGTGGCGTTGGCTTATCCGTTGGGACGGTATATTGCAAAGGTCTATAAAGGAGAGAAGACATGGTCGGACTTCATGAAGCCGATTGAGAGATTGATATTTAAAGTTTCCGGCATTAACCCACAGGAGGAGATGAACTGGAAACAGTTCCTGAAAGCATTGTTGATACTAAACGCTTTCTGGTTTGTGTGGGGCATGGTGCTGCTGGTTACTCAGCACTGGCTGCCTCTGAATCCCGACGGTAACGGGTCGCAGACACCGGATCAGGCATTCAACACCTGCATCAGTTTTATGGTGAACTGTAACTTGCAGCACTATTCCGGTGAAAGTGGATTGACTTATTTTACGCAGTTGTTTGTCATCATGCTGTTCCAGTTTATTACGGCGGCAACGGGTATGGCGGCTATGGCGGGTATCATGAAGTCCATCTCCGCAAAGACAACGAAGACAATAGGTAACTTCTGGAACTTCCTTGTATTGAGTAGTACACGTATCCTGTTGCCACTTTCGCTGATTGTGGGTTTCATCCTTATTATAGAAGGTACTCCGATGGGCTTTGACGGAAAGATGGAGATGACCACGCTCGAAGGACAGGAACAACTGGTATCGCAGGGGCCTGCGGCTGCCATTGTGCCTATTAAACAACTGGGTACCAATGGCGGCGGTTATTTCGGTGTAAACTCTTCGCATCCGTTGGAGAATCCTACGTATCTGTCCAATATGGTGGAATGTTGGTCTATCCTTATCATCCCGATGGCAATGGTTTTCGCACTCGGTTTCTATTCCAATCGTAAGAAACTGGCTTATAGTATATTCGGTGTAATGCTCTTTGCCTATCTGGCGGGTGTCGGCATCAATGTCTATCAGGAGATGAACGGTAACCCGCGTATTGACGAACTGGGTATTGCGCAGGATGGCGGAGCGATGGAAGGAAAAGAGGTGCGGCTTGGTGCTGCTGCAACAGCCTTGTGGAGTATTACGACCACCGTCACTTCCAACGGTTCAGTGAATGGTATGCACGACTCTACGATGCCGCTCAGCGGACTGATGGAGATGCTGAATATGCAGATTAATACCTGGTTTGGTGGTGTCGGGGTAGGTTGGATGAACTACTATACATTTATAATTATAGCCGTGTTTATCAGCGGACTGATGGTGGGGCGTACACCGGAGTTCCTCGGTAAGAAGGTGGAAGCACGCGAAATGAAGATTGCGACCGTTGTGGCGTTGCTTCATCCGTTTGTGATTCTGGTAGGAACGGCTCTGTCCACGTATCTGTTTGCCCATCATCCCGACTTTGTGGCAAGCGAGGGCGGTTGGCTGAATAATCCGGGTTTCCACGGGCTGAGCGAGCAACTGTATGAGTTTACTTCGTGTGCAGCTAATAACGGGTCCGGTTTTGAGGGACTGGGAGATAATACTTATTTCTGGAACTACGCTTGCGGTTGGGTGCTTATTCTGAGCCGTTTTATCCCGATTGTAGGGCAGGTGGCCATTGCGGGACTGCTGGCGCAGAAGAAGTTCATCCCGGAAAGTGCCGGTACACTGAAGACAGATACGGTTACATTTGCTGTGATGACTTTTGCGGTTATCTTCATTGTAGCTGCCCTGTCATTCTTCCCGGTGCATGCGTTGAGTACGATTGCTGAACATTTTAGTTTGTAA
- a CDS encoding potassium-transporting ATPase subunit F, with protein MYTALFVVGIAVFGYLMYVLVKPEKF; from the coding sequence ATGTACACAGCATTATTTGTAGTAGGTATTGCGGTTTTCGGGTATTTGATGTATGTGCTCGTGAAGCCGGAGAAGTTTTAG
- a CDS encoding helix-turn-helix transcriptional regulator — protein MKNLLILLVFLTLFPMPPAAATSLVDSLRQLAPTLQGKDKHFALARIALTTNDIADWDSVIANARTLQDTVSLSMGLTNRIICLSNQAPIELLQTEVDKALSFLRSSRQFNYYFHTYRVYINTLFTARQREEAQQAATDMFEAARQEKQPLGMAMALQVQGSMYYQLNLYTKAMDALEEACRVCPAYTSEINTLVTHALICEWLCMTALKLEDTGKLTTYADRYHENVEYRNEIRLGDPSGHFPVTAAAFRAQAMLRSGRQEEARVLLDHALTFMRPGIPARAYEHYYEARCEQLCRQADYTGALIAIDTLLNTHQGYFPFYLHDLLRKAEILAHQGKGVESTRLYSRYIAMQDSIERIEIAARMDKLQTLYEVDRLKTEQRNSFLWFLIATSSCTLTLIIFAGYIVYSRRLHRKNRILYQRYLEQEKMEERVLDAIEVLPINSLSKESQLFCQLSELMHEQKLFTNPNLKRKDLAELLHTNETYLANAIRTNTDGKNFHDYITDLKLKYASRLLIEDDTLSVSEVGEKSGFNSSSTYFRVFRERFGMSPTYFRNISKEK, from the coding sequence ATGAAAAACCTACTCATACTCCTCGTGTTCCTCACCCTCTTTCCGATGCCCCCCGCAGCCGCCACCTCCCTCGTCGACTCCCTGCGCCAACTCGCCCCCACCCTGCAAGGAAAAGACAAACACTTCGCCCTTGCCCGCATCGCCCTCACCACCAACGACATTGCCGACTGGGATTCCGTCATTGCCAACGCACGCACGCTGCAAGACACCGTCTCCCTCTCCATGGGACTCACCAACCGCATCATCTGCCTGTCCAACCAAGCCCCCATCGAACTCCTGCAAACCGAAGTAGACAAAGCCCTCTCCTTCCTCCGAAGTTCCCGCCAGTTCAACTATTACTTCCATACCTACCGGGTATATATCAACACCCTCTTCACCGCCAGGCAACGCGAAGAGGCCCAACAAGCCGCCACAGACATGTTCGAGGCCGCCCGGCAGGAAAAGCAACCCCTGGGAATGGCCATGGCCCTGCAAGTGCAGGGCAGCATGTACTACCAGCTCAACCTCTACACCAAGGCTATGGATGCCCTGGAAGAAGCCTGCCGCGTCTGCCCCGCCTATACCAGCGAAATCAATACCCTCGTCACCCACGCCCTCATCTGCGAGTGGCTGTGCATGACCGCCCTGAAGCTGGAGGACACCGGCAAACTCACCACCTATGCCGACCGCTACCACGAGAATGTGGAATACCGGAACGAAATCCGCCTGGGCGACCCCTCCGGGCACTTCCCCGTCACCGCCGCCGCTTTCCGCGCACAGGCAATGCTCCGCTCCGGACGGCAGGAGGAAGCCCGTGTGCTCCTCGACCATGCCCTCACCTTCATGCGTCCCGGCATCCCCGCCCGTGCCTACGAACACTACTACGAAGCCCGTTGCGAACAACTCTGCCGGCAGGCCGATTACACCGGCGCCCTCATTGCCATCGACACCTTGCTGAATACCCACCAAGGCTACTTCCCCTTCTACCTGCACGACCTACTTCGCAAGGCCGAGATACTCGCCCACCAGGGGAAAGGCGTAGAAAGCACACGTCTCTATTCCCGCTACATCGCCATGCAGGACTCCATCGAACGGATAGAGATAGCCGCCCGGATGGACAAGCTCCAGACCCTTTACGAAGTAGACCGCCTCAAAACGGAGCAAAGGAACTCCTTCCTCTGGTTCCTTATCGCCACAAGCAGTTGCACACTCACCCTCATCATATTTGCCGGATACATCGTCTATTCCCGCCGCCTGCACCGCAAGAACCGCATCCTCTACCAGCGCTACCTGGAACAGGAGAAGATGGAGGAACGTGTACTCGACGCCATCGAAGTGCTTCCCATCAACAGCCTCTCCAAAGAATCGCAACTCTTCTGCCAGCTCAGCGAACTGATGCACGAACAGAAACTCTTCACCAACCCCAACCTGAAACGTAAAGACCTCGCCGAATTGTTGCACACCAACGAAACCTATCTTGCCAACGCCATACGCACCAACACCGACGGCAAGAATTTTCACGACTACATCACAGACCTGAAACTGAAATATGCCTCCCGCTTGCTGATAGAAGACGACACTTTGTCCGTTTCAGAGGTGGGCGAAAAGTCCGGTTTCAACTCTTCATCCACCTACTTCCGCGTCTTCCGCGAGCGTTTCGGCATGTCTCCAACCTACTTCCGCAACATCTCAAAGGAAAAATAA
- a CDS encoding DUF3575 domain-containing protein — MSKKSPASPSRKTCIPLSLRANLLRWATLTPDLGIEWYATPHISILLNASWTSWSWKEKDRRYALWNLSPEVRHYLGTARHGYLGLMYHTGEFNYKLTSTGRQGSYHGGGITGGYLWMFRPSWGIDFHLSAGYTRAEYDTYTLAPTGIRVYKEHNASRNYWGINSAAITLIWKIGGNKQ; from the coding sequence GTGTCTAAAAAATCCCCTGCATCCCCCTCCCGCAAAACATGCATCCCCCTCTCCCTCCGCGCCAACCTCCTCCGCTGGGCAACCCTCACCCCCGACCTGGGCATCGAGTGGTACGCCACCCCGCACATCAGCATCCTGTTGAACGCCTCCTGGACCTCTTGGAGCTGGAAGGAGAAAGACCGCCGTTACGCCCTCTGGAACCTCTCCCCCGAAGTGCGCCACTACCTCGGCACCGCCCGCCACGGCTACCTCGGACTTATGTACCACACCGGAGAGTTCAACTACAAACTCACCTCCACCGGCCGCCAGGGCAGTTATCACGGTGGCGGCATCACCGGCGGCTACCTCTGGATGTTCCGTCCCTCATGGGGCATCGACTTCCACCTCTCCGCCGGATATACCCGTGCAGAGTACGACACCTACACCCTCGCACCGACAGGCATACGCGTATATAAAGAACACAACGCCTCCCGCAACTACTGGGGCATCAACAGCGCAGCCATCACACTAATATGGAAGATAGGAGGAAACAAGCAATGA
- a CDS encoding fimbrillin family protein, with protein MKTNSILSNLAAPALFILLFAACESDNHLTDDSPIAARITSTIAQTADTRASETTWNDNDRIGVSATSTEGATAYTNIQYTATDTRGDFAVVNAAGEDNDIYFQDKKSVDFIAYYPYTGSNGTLPGTNGIISKTLTPADQVLADLPRIDYLWSHADGITSANPQVNFNFTHRMSRLKLNFVEGMGMAFPASGLTYTLSDLKLAGTFNTLNGTAEADASATAAKLENIPASTTAQNTLSTLILWPQEAATASLSVTVSGSNYSATLNLLDLPGVTPATQGLASGYSYTYNVKVHKTGIEISAAQITAWTTGTGGDVDAKEE; from the coding sequence ATGAAAACCAACTCAATTCTCAGCAACCTCGCCGCTCCGGCATTGTTCATCCTCCTCTTCGCGGCATGCGAATCAGACAATCACCTGACAGACGACAGCCCCATAGCCGCCCGCATCACTTCCACCATCGCCCAAACCGCCGACACCCGCGCCAGCGAAACCACCTGGAACGACAACGACCGCATCGGCGTAAGCGCCACCTCCACCGAGGGTGCCACCGCCTACACCAACATCCAGTACACCGCCACCGACACCAGGGGCGACTTTGCCGTAGTGAACGCCGCAGGCGAGGACAACGACATCTACTTCCAGGACAAGAAGTCCGTAGACTTCATCGCCTACTACCCCTACACCGGCTCCAACGGCACCCTCCCCGGCACCAACGGCATCATCTCAAAGACCCTCACCCCCGCCGACCAGGTACTTGCCGACCTGCCCCGGATAGACTACCTCTGGAGCCACGCCGACGGCATCACCTCCGCCAACCCGCAAGTCAACTTCAACTTCACCCACCGCATGAGCCGCCTGAAGCTGAACTTCGTGGAAGGTATGGGCATGGCCTTCCCCGCCTCCGGACTGACCTACACCCTCTCCGACCTCAAACTGGCAGGCACCTTCAACACCCTTAACGGAACCGCCGAAGCCGATGCCTCAGCCACAGCCGCCAAACTGGAAAACATCCCCGCTTCCACCACCGCCCAGAACACCCTCTCCACCCTCATCCTCTGGCCGCAGGAAGCCGCCACCGCCTCACTCAGCGTCACCGTCAGCGGCAGCAACTACAGCGCCACCCTCAACCTACTCGACCTGCCCGGCGTAACCCCCGCCACGCAAGGACTTGCCTCCGGCTATTCCTACACCTACAACGTGAAAGTGCACAAGACCGGGATAGAAATCTCCGCAGCCCAAATCACCGCCTGGACCACAGGCACAGGAGGCGATGTAGACGCCAAAGAAGAATAG
- a CDS encoding fimbrillin family protein: MKTSTYTRFRRLAHSLAHSAALVLAAALLATACTDPADPADGSPASTDALSFGASLLAPGNSGKHTADTRTRATAPVTKDAFTKGDRIAVSIDNQVKPYVYGTDRRFTATATDNSFYWTPGQQRQDGVIAWYPYSDELPSLSSPLNISRQDTDDAFAAADFLFAGPATLTRNPSSALTFSHRTALLRLNIKADGKTVVPTQGFDVTGVDVKGTPVDATINPTDGTLTGTGNTAVIHTHRCAATPDGYTATYEAQIIPHTIPSGGTSLTIHTTNPDKRYNGIILSGSYEAGHIHTYNITLGNDRVSITPTDEDLSWNDGDIRPGLPPTGYDLTVSTAQELKDFADAVNNGSTIGTSFVEARSARVLQTADIDLTGIDDWTPIGNYVSPSNNYFKGSYNGNGYTISNLKIKSGEWFRGLFGLVIGESSSTPAVLTGIHLRNADIEVSHNSDISCGAIAGRVSNAVITFCSAQGEIKTDMNQQRRADNHSGGIIGDNNGGTISYCRADVKVAASSDTNDTGRECNAGGIAGRNDGTILACEASGSEVSAKAYGAKARAGGIAGTTYGSSYIASCASGVGKIIAKADRQEANAGGVVGYKSGVLYSSYARGDATAESAISTNMGAIVGDNSSGDTDLCIGTGAGGQGTSNLPPSPGSILYDADATDKEIYNLMKTKDFTKEISTTTYDATRFPAYGIEVTKVTFSSKGAWSYDPASGKIRIRGLPSVPLP, from the coding sequence ATGAAAACCTCCACATACACCCGCTTCCGCCGCCTCGCCCACAGCCTCGCCCACAGTGCCGCCCTCGTGCTCGCCGCCGCCTTGCTTGCCACCGCCTGCACCGACCCCGCCGACCCCGCCGACGGAAGCCCCGCCTCCACCGATGCCCTCAGCTTCGGCGCCTCCCTCCTTGCCCCCGGCAACTCCGGCAAGCACACCGCCGACACCCGCACCCGCGCCACCGCCCCCGTCACCAAAGATGCCTTCACCAAGGGCGACCGCATTGCAGTAAGCATCGACAACCAAGTGAAACCCTACGTCTACGGCACCGACCGCCGCTTCACCGCCACCGCCACCGACAACTCCTTCTACTGGACACCGGGACAGCAGCGACAGGACGGCGTCATCGCCTGGTACCCTTACTCCGACGAACTCCCCTCCCTATCCTCCCCGCTCAACATCTCCCGGCAAGACACCGACGACGCATTTGCCGCCGCCGACTTCCTCTTTGCCGGCCCCGCCACCCTGACCCGCAACCCCTCATCCGCACTGACCTTCAGCCACCGCACCGCCCTGTTGCGGCTGAACATCAAAGCAGACGGAAAGACCGTAGTCCCAACCCAGGGATTCGACGTGACCGGAGTAGACGTTAAGGGCACACCGGTAGACGCCACCATCAACCCCACCGACGGCACACTGACGGGAACCGGCAACACCGCCGTCATACACACCCACCGTTGCGCCGCCACCCCCGACGGCTACACGGCCACCTACGAGGCGCAAATCATCCCGCACACCATCCCCAGCGGCGGCACCAGCCTCACCATCCATACCACCAATCCCGATAAGAGGTACAACGGCATCATCCTCAGCGGCAGTTACGAAGCCGGACACATCCATACCTACAACATCACCCTCGGCAACGACCGCGTCTCCATCACCCCCACCGACGAAGACCTGTCCTGGAACGACGGTGACATCCGCCCCGGCCTACCGCCCACCGGCTACGACCTCACCGTCTCCACCGCCCAAGAACTGAAAGACTTTGCCGACGCAGTGAACAACGGCAGCACGATAGGCACCTCCTTCGTAGAAGCCCGCAGCGCCCGCGTGCTGCAAACCGCAGACATCGACTTGACGGGGATAGACGACTGGACGCCTATCGGGAACTACGTTTCTCCCTCTAACAACTATTTCAAAGGAAGCTATAACGGAAACGGATACACCATCTCCAATCTGAAAATCAAAAGTGGAGAATGGTTTAGGGGGCTGTTTGGGCTGGTAATCGGTGAAAGTAGTTCAACTCCCGCTGTGCTCACAGGCATTCATTTGAGGAATGCGGATATAGAGGTGTCTCACAATTCGGATATATCGTGCGGTGCCATTGCAGGGAGAGTTAGCAATGCGGTCATCACCTTCTGTTCCGCCCAGGGAGAAATAAAAACAGATATGAACCAACAAAGGCGAGCAGATAACCATAGCGGAGGGATAATCGGGGATAATAACGGCGGGACTATCAGCTATTGCCGGGCCGATGTAAAAGTCGCCGCTTCTTCCGATACAAATGATACGGGTAGAGAATGCAACGCCGGAGGCATAGCGGGTAGGAATGACGGCACCATCCTTGCCTGCGAAGCCTCAGGCAGCGAGGTTTCTGCCAAAGCCTATGGTGCAAAAGCCCGAGCCGGAGGCATAGCAGGAACGACTTACGGCAGTAGCTACATCGCCTCTTGTGCATCCGGAGTGGGAAAAATTATTGCCAAGGCCGATAGACAAGAAGCAAATGCCGGCGGTGTGGTAGGATATAAAAGCGGGGTGCTGTACAGCTCTTACGCACGGGGAGATGCAACAGCAGAAAGTGCAATATCCACAAATATGGGTGCCATCGTGGGCGACAATAGCTCTGGCGATACAGACCTGTGCATCGGCACCGGCGCAGGCGGGCAAGGTACGTCAAACCTGCCACCATCACCCGGTAGTATCCTCTACGATGCAGATGCCACCGATAAAGAGATATACAACCTCATGAAAACCAAAGATTTTACGAAAGAAATCTCTACCACCACCTACGACGCCACACGCTTTCCCGCCTATGGCATCGAGGTGACGAAGGTGACATTCAGCAGCAAAGGCGCATGGAGTTACGACCCCGCCAGCGGCAAAATCCGCATCAGGGGTCTGCCGTCCGTCCCTCTGCCCTGA
- a CDS encoding DNA-binding protein, with translation MPKFRFVKRKSLQKKDDPGKWYASPIVENRLNTGTVCRVVTRNTTTAPTELESGFNLVCDAIPLQLQLGNSVQLGKLGILRLSFGSSGVDNIDAFNAATMIRNVKVIFTPSKELMSAIKDGLSFENAGVVDNGFVYATTRAFKEAQGGGGSGSGGSGGSGEGGLEENPLG, from the coding sequence ATGCCAAAATTCAGATTTGTGAAACGCAAGAGCCTTCAGAAGAAGGACGATCCGGGCAAGTGGTACGCCTCGCCCATAGTAGAAAACCGCCTGAACACCGGCACCGTGTGCCGCGTAGTGACCCGAAACACCACTACCGCCCCCACGGAACTGGAATCGGGCTTCAACCTGGTGTGCGACGCCATCCCCCTGCAATTGCAGTTGGGCAACAGCGTGCAACTGGGCAAACTGGGCATCCTGCGCCTCAGCTTCGGCAGCTCAGGCGTCGACAACATCGATGCCTTCAACGCCGCCACCATGATACGCAACGTAAAGGTCATCTTCACCCCCTCCAAAGAACTGATGTCCGCCATCAAAGACGGCCTCTCCTTCGAGAACGCCGGTGTGGTGGACAACGGCTTCGTCTATGCCACCACCCGCGCCTTCAAAGAGGCACAGGGCGGAGGCGGCTCCGGTTCGGGCGGCTCCGGTGGCTCCGGCGAAGGTGGACTGGAAGAAAATCCGCTGGGATAA
- a CDS encoding GNAT family N-acetyltransferase: MELIRLTADYKMKPFDCGDTELNGFLLDDAKFYLKQKIANTFILEEESRVVAYISLLNDKISKQEVEKATWRKVKKAFPHEKHFNSYPAIKIGRFAVSQYYKGQGIGSELMSYLKDVLLGQNGYSAFRFLTVDAYLEAIPFYERNDFKMLIADEENEHTRTMYFDMMQIP, from the coding sequence ATGGAACTGATAAGATTGACGGCGGATTATAAGATGAAACCATTCGATTGCGGTGATACCGAATTGAATGGTTTTCTTTTAGATGATGCGAAATTCTACTTGAAACAGAAAATTGCAAATACGTTTATTCTGGAAGAAGAGAGCAGAGTTGTGGCTTACATTAGTTTGCTGAATGATAAAATATCCAAGCAGGAAGTAGAGAAAGCCACATGGAGAAAAGTCAAAAAGGCATTTCCGCATGAGAAGCACTTCAACAGTTATCCAGCTATCAAGATTGGCCGGTTTGCCGTTTCCCAATATTACAAAGGGCAGGGCATAGGAAGCGAACTAATGTCCTATCTGAAAGATGTCCTTTTGGGACAGAACGGCTATTCAGCCTTTCGCTTTCTAACAGTAGACGCCTATCTTGAAGCTATTCCGTTTTATGAAAGAAATGACTTCAAGATGTTAATTGCAGACGAAGAAAATGAGCATACACGCACCATGTATTTTGATATGATGCAAATCCCTTAA